A window of the Cystobacter fuscus genome harbors these coding sequences:
- a CDS encoding PhoH family protein, with product MRKNFILDTNVLLHDPRSIYGFREHNVIIPIYVIEEIDQFKRDLSELGRNARLVARYLDSFREEGSLKEGVRLPHGGVLRVCFTEREAPLSMADRDLMDNRILAVALDLMEREPQSPAVFITKDTNLRIRADALGLLAEDYDAERVEITELYTGFTERLVPRDMVDQMYKSGAEVEISGQDTLSPHQFILLKDETNPSHAAMGRFNASRGRVVPLSRGIKEGVWGIRPRNMEQSFALDLLMNDEIKLVTIVGKAGTGKTLLAIAAGLHKVTEESVYQKLLVSRPVFPLGRDIGFLPGTLEEKMNPWMQPIFDNVEFLMNLSRADKKAGRGYHELIDLGLMEIEALTYIRGRSIPNQYIIIDEAQNLTPHEVKTIITRVGDNTKIILTGDPFQIDNPYVDATSNGLVHVVNRFKNEKIAGHITMTKGERSALAELAANLL from the coding sequence ATGCGAAAGAACTTCATCCTCGACACCAACGTCCTTCTCCACGATCCGCGCTCCATCTACGGGTTCAGAGAACACAACGTCATCATCCCCATCTACGTCATCGAGGAGATCGATCAGTTCAAGCGCGATCTCTCCGAGCTGGGCCGCAACGCGCGCCTGGTCGCGCGCTACCTGGATTCCTTCCGGGAAGAGGGCTCGCTGAAGGAGGGCGTGCGTCTGCCGCATGGCGGCGTGCTGCGGGTGTGCTTCACCGAGCGTGAAGCGCCCCTGTCCATGGCGGACAGGGATCTGATGGACAACCGCATCCTCGCGGTGGCGTTGGATCTGATGGAGCGCGAGCCCCAGTCTCCGGCCGTCTTCATCACCAAGGACACCAACCTGCGCATCCGCGCGGATGCCCTGGGCCTGCTCGCCGAGGACTATGACGCGGAGCGCGTGGAGATCACCGAGCTGTACACGGGCTTCACCGAGCGGCTGGTGCCGCGGGACATGGTGGACCAGATGTACAAGTCCGGCGCGGAGGTGGAGATCTCCGGTCAGGACACGCTCTCGCCGCATCAGTTCATCCTCCTCAAAGACGAGACGAACCCGTCCCACGCCGCCATGGGCCGCTTCAATGCATCCCGGGGGCGGGTGGTGCCGCTCTCGCGCGGCATCAAGGAGGGCGTCTGGGGCATCCGGCCGCGCAACATGGAGCAGAGCTTCGCCCTGGACCTGCTGATGAACGACGAGATCAAGCTCGTCACCATCGTGGGCAAGGCGGGCACGGGCAAGACGCTGCTGGCGATCGCCGCGGGCCTGCACAAGGTGACCGAGGAGAGCGTCTACCAGAAGCTGCTCGTCAGCCGGCCCGTCTTCCCCCTCGGCCGCGACATCGGGTTCTTGCCCGGGACGCTCGAGGAGAAGATGAACCCGTGGATGCAGCCCATCTTCGACAACGTGGAGTTCCTCATGAACCTCAGCCGCGCCGACAAGAAGGCCGGCCGGGGCTACCACGAGCTCATCGACCTGGGGCTGATGGAGATCGAGGCGCTCACCTACATCCGTGGGCGCAGCATCCCCAACCAGTACATCATCATCGACGAGGCCCAGAACCTCACGCCCCACGAGGTGAAGACCATCATCACGCGCGTGGGGGACAACACGAAAATCATTCTCACCGGGGACCCATTCCAGATAGACAACCCCTACGTGGACGCCACCAGCAACGGACTCGTCCACGTGGTCAACCGGTTCAAGAACGAGAAGATCGCGGGCCACATCACCATGACCAAGGGCGAGCGCAGCGCCCTGGCCGAGCTCGCCGCCAACCTTCTCTAG
- a CDS encoding YbeD family protein, producing the protein MSGDGTQQDPAQGTGGEQEKKPLIDYPTVYTFKVMGRRAPDFVEHVRDLFRSYMGTEISPDSIQEQSSSKGTYVSVSVSVYLLSEEHRRSIYVRLKEEPRVVYYL; encoded by the coding sequence ATGTCGGGAGACGGTACGCAGCAGGATCCCGCCCAGGGCACGGGCGGCGAGCAGGAGAAGAAGCCGCTCATCGACTACCCGACCGTCTACACCTTCAAGGTGATGGGGCGGCGGGCCCCTGACTTCGTCGAGCACGTGCGCGACCTCTTCCGCTCGTACATGGGCACGGAGATTTCCCCGGACTCCATCCAGGAGCAGTCCAGCAGCAAGGGGACGTACGTGTCGGTCAGCGTGTCCGTCTACCTGCTGTCCGAGGAGCACCGACGCTCCATCTACGTGCGGCTCAAGGAGGAGCCGCGCGTCGTCTACTACTTGTGA
- a CDS encoding SAM-dependent methyltransferase, producing the protein MSVAEPFPLYFPGDARRPFGSELATRRFAKVAQLEEGGRVLDLGCGPSIQAGVVLAQEFGCSVVAAHWDEAQLSRMRERVHALALDGRVEVRRVDLGRLSFREGEFDAILCQGPIVMALPDALRSLRPFLAHRGRLGLTYPVRVGRVTPRAVLEFWERRMGGPLLLPRELLQQLSQAGFEPESVESLQDSELDTLYRELAPYLEQAPAESIHWLREEMALHRENGTATSSYAFVVGRRREPGEKPPASRDRG; encoded by the coding sequence ATGAGTGTGGCCGAGCCCTTTCCGCTCTACTTCCCCGGTGATGCTCGGCGTCCCTTCGGCTCCGAGCTGGCAACCCGGCGCTTCGCCAAGGTGGCTCAACTGGAAGAGGGCGGGCGCGTACTGGATCTGGGGTGCGGTCCTTCCATCCAGGCCGGCGTCGTGCTCGCCCAGGAGTTCGGTTGCTCCGTGGTGGCCGCGCACTGGGATGAGGCACAACTGTCGCGCATGCGCGAGCGTGTCCACGCGCTCGCGCTGGACGGGCGCGTGGAGGTGCGGCGGGTGGACCTGGGCCGGCTCTCCTTCCGCGAGGGCGAGTTCGACGCCATCCTGTGCCAGGGTCCGATCGTCATGGCCCTGCCCGACGCCCTGCGCTCCCTCCGGCCCTTCCTGGCCCACCGAGGACGGTTGGGCCTCACCTATCCGGTGCGCGTGGGCCGGGTGACTCCGCGCGCGGTGCTCGAGTTCTGGGAGCGCCGTATGGGCGGCCCCCTGTTGTTGCCTCGCGAGTTGCTCCAGCAGTTGTCGCAGGCGGGCTTCGAGCCCGAGTCCGTCGAGTCCCTCCAGGACTCCGAGCTGGATACGCTCTACCGGGAACTCGCCCCCTACCTCGAGCAGGCGCCCGCCGAGTCCATTCACTGGCTGCGCGAGGAGATGGCCCTGCACCGTGAAAATGGGACGGCCACCTCCAGCTACGCCTTCGTCGTGGGTCGTCGTCGGGAGCCGGGAGAGAAGCCGCCCGCCTCGCGCGACCGCGGCTAG
- a CDS encoding diacylglycerol/lipid kinase family protein, with amino-acid sequence MMVQPLRSVEARSSPSVLGATEHRLAVLLNANARQVDARLVKFLSHVVPEQDLFLSRSELDCRRIVQTILERDYPVVMTGGGDGTFLGVVNEMFRQMEPRGRFAGRQAPRLGVLKLGTGNGLASYVNSSGGTEGILQDVTRARAGKVSGQRCMELLMVDGTRTPFAGLGVDGKLLNDYLWVKDHLGRGLLKKLLSGPGGYFSAVAFKTVPHYLTNPTRVECEVTNGQAGPAYRVDPDGRPVGEPFAPGARLFKGELIMAAAATMPYYGYGFRMFPFAGQRPGMMQLRLGQLNPPHVLANLPKLWAGRWFPEGLHDFYAREVHLRFSRPMPFQIGGDAAGYRREVTLGMAAESVELLDFLPSVQ; translated from the coding sequence ATGATGGTTCAGCCCCTGCGGTCCGTCGAAGCGCGCTCCAGCCCGTCCGTTCTCGGGGCGACCGAGCATCGACTCGCGGTCCTGCTGAATGCCAACGCCCGCCAGGTAGACGCACGGCTGGTGAAGTTCTTGTCGCACGTGGTCCCGGAGCAGGATCTCTTCCTGTCTCGCTCGGAGCTGGACTGCCGGCGCATCGTCCAGACGATCCTGGAGCGCGACTACCCGGTGGTGATGACGGGAGGAGGCGACGGGACGTTCCTGGGCGTGGTGAACGAGATGTTCCGTCAGATGGAGCCGCGCGGCCGGTTCGCCGGCAGGCAGGCACCCCGCCTGGGCGTGCTCAAGCTGGGCACGGGCAACGGACTGGCCTCGTACGTGAACTCCAGTGGGGGCACGGAGGGTATTCTCCAGGATGTGACCCGGGCGCGTGCCGGCAAGGTGTCCGGTCAGCGGTGCATGGAGCTGCTGATGGTGGACGGCACGCGCACGCCCTTCGCGGGCCTGGGCGTGGATGGGAAGCTGCTCAACGACTACCTCTGGGTGAAGGATCACCTGGGCCGGGGCCTGCTCAAGAAGCTCTTGTCGGGGCCAGGCGGTTACTTCTCGGCGGTGGCCTTCAAGACGGTGCCGCACTACCTGACGAATCCCACGCGGGTGGAGTGTGAGGTCACCAATGGCCAGGCCGGCCCGGCGTACCGCGTGGACCCGGATGGCAGGCCCGTGGGCGAGCCCTTCGCCCCCGGGGCGAGGCTCTTCAAGGGCGAGCTGATCATGGCGGCGGCGGCGACGATGCCCTACTACGGCTACGGCTTCCGCATGTTCCCCTTCGCGGGACAGCGCCCGGGGATGATGCAGCTGCGCCTGGGCCAGTTGAACCCGCCCCACGTGCTGGCGAACCTTCCGAAGCTATGGGCGGGCCGCTGGTTCCCCGAGGGCCTGCATGACTTCTACGCGCGCGAGGTGCACCTGCGCTTCAGCAGGCCGATGCCTTTCCAGATCGGTGGAGACGCGGCGGGCTACCGGCGGGAAGTGACGCTCGGGATGGCGGCCGAGTCCGTGGAGCTGCTGGACTTCCTCCCCTCGGTGCAGTGA